A section of the Leptospira kobayashii genome encodes:
- a CDS encoding phosphatase PAP2 family protein, with protein sequence MNFISVIDQKFSIWIQTHLHSQRLGWILSRINKGEMFALILLPLMFISDLYKPVYVSLPVVLIFTYGTDRLVLSLKKYFSRKRPLVSVMGKKDSNPDMKHSFPSAHSANSAVVATILVFGFGETAWFYFFSVFAGVGRLLTLHHFLSDIIGGWIIGFLIGLLGVGALVFLRLNLL encoded by the coding sequence ATGAATTTTATATCCGTTATCGATCAAAAGTTTTCTATCTGGATACAAACCCATCTGCACAGCCAAAGGTTGGGTTGGATATTGTCCAGAATCAATAAAGGAGAGATGTTTGCACTTATCCTTTTGCCACTGATGTTTATCAGTGATTTGTACAAGCCTGTCTACGTTTCTCTTCCGGTTGTTCTGATTTTCACTTACGGAACCGATCGTTTGGTTTTATCTTTAAAAAAATATTTTTCCCGCAAACGGCCTTTGGTCAGTGTAATGGGAAAAAAAGATTCCAATCCCGATATGAAACATTCTTTCCCTTCGGCACATAGCGCCAATTCTGCGGTAGTCGCAACCATTCTTGTGTTCGGCTTCGGAGAAACGGCCTGGTTTTATTTTTTCAGCGTATTTGCAGGCGTAGGAAGGTTGTTGACACTTCATCATTTTTTAAGCGATATCATTGGTGGTTGGATCATCGGTTTTTTGATTGGACTACTCGGTGTCGGCGCGTTAGTATTTTTACGATTGAATCTTCTATAA
- a CDS encoding CPBP family intramembrane glutamic endopeptidase, with translation MKDKLSTLLEPFRIYKKENPDYLFILFTYCIIALSITTEYTFDIGNTYPILGVTLNYSIPFFSLILLHSFRNKSFWIFRSPRFWTIFFCIITALVISENVRIIAILIRDTVAVENRYAAYKFAIQLKIWIFYGIPPLICYAILRFLKKDPRESGPLETKAEIPITSYLLLLGPMVIVVFFAALGEDFQNYYPRAPRDQPMIGFQTSLPIILIFEVFYSLAFVATEWFFRGFVIRILHPFFGKNAVLLMTVLYVAIHFEKPILETISSSIGGFTLGIYSYYTGKIRGGVLIHVGIALAMEIIPVLLRIT, from the coding sequence ATGAAAGATAAACTTTCGACTCTACTAGAACCTTTTCGTATTTATAAAAAGGAAAATCCCGATTATCTTTTTATTCTATTTACCTATTGCATTATAGCCTTATCGATAACTACCGAATATACTTTCGATATCGGAAATACCTATCCGATACTAGGTGTTACTTTAAATTATTCGATTCCTTTTTTTTCGTTAATTCTTCTTCATTCGTTCCGAAATAAAAGTTTTTGGATTTTCAGGTCACCTCGCTTTTGGACGATTTTTTTCTGCATCATCACAGCACTTGTAATCAGCGAAAATGTAAGGATCATAGCGATATTGATCAGAGACACCGTGGCCGTGGAAAATCGATACGCAGCATATAAATTTGCGATACAACTCAAGATTTGGATTTTTTACGGGATACCACCATTAATTTGTTATGCGATTCTGCGTTTCCTGAAAAAGGATCCGAGAGAATCGGGCCCTTTGGAAACGAAGGCGGAGATTCCCATCACTTCTTATTTGCTACTGCTCGGACCTATGGTGATCGTTGTATTTTTTGCCGCTTTAGGAGAAGACTTTCAAAATTATTATCCCAGAGCGCCTAGAGACCAGCCAATGATCGGATTTCAAACATCTTTACCGATCATACTTATATTCGAAGTTTTTTATTCCCTTGCATTTGTTGCGACAGAATGGTTTTTCCGGGGTTTTGTAATCCGAATCCTACATCCATTTTTCGGAAAAAATGCCGTACTGCTGATGACCGTTCTCTATGTAGCAATTCATTTTGAAAAACCGATTTTGGAAACGATTAGTTCTTCCATCGGAGGATTTACGTTGGGGATTTATTCCTATTATACGGGGAAGATCCGAGGCGGCGTACTCATCCATGTAGGGATCGCACTTGCTATGGAAATCATTCCCGTCCTTTTGCGAATAACATAG
- a CDS encoding lysophospholipid acyltransferase family protein, producing the protein MKKITHLLSFCLVYIFYFPFKILPYKTCLSYGVFLTKLIFPLAKKHRKIAAENIKFAFPEKSEEEIQILVKKHFRHLGHLLAHTLWAPRMTKEWLNKYLVLDEESLRIEEETKKQGVGVVLISGHLGTWEVLVQFLGIRMKGGGIYKKIRNPFVDWLLRKMRSKNGIVLVPVEESTQVIKMLKQGYWVGFGSDQNAGSAGIFVPFMNRQASTFVGPALMAYLTGAKMLYYSVLSGEDGKVIVRVKDLGFVDKKKFPTKDEVLRYYTELWTHTLEGEVKLFPEQYFWVHRRWRTQPKVDV; encoded by the coding sequence ATGAAAAAAATCACTCATCTATTGTCATTCTGTCTTGTTTATATTTTTTATTTTCCGTTTAAAATTCTGCCTTACAAGACTTGTTTGTCTTACGGTGTTTTTCTCACAAAACTGATTTTTCCTTTGGCAAAAAAACACAGAAAGATCGCCGCAGAAAATATAAAATTCGCCTTCCCTGAAAAGTCGGAGGAAGAGATTCAAATTTTAGTCAAAAAACATTTCAGACATTTAGGACATCTATTGGCTCATACACTTTGGGCTCCCCGTATGACGAAGGAATGGTTGAATAAATATCTGGTTTTGGATGAGGAAAGTTTAAGGATCGAAGAAGAAACCAAAAAACAAGGAGTAGGTGTTGTTCTGATTTCAGGCCATCTGGGTACTTGGGAGGTTTTGGTTCAGTTTTTGGGAATTCGAATGAAAGGCGGAGGGATTTATAAAAAAATCCGTAACCCTTTTGTGGATTGGCTACTTCGTAAGATGCGATCTAAAAACGGAATCGTTTTGGTTCCTGTTGAAGAGTCCACGCAAGTTATCAAGATGTTGAAACAAGGATATTGGGTGGGATTCGGGTCTGATCAGAATGCGGGTAGCGCAGGTATCTTCGTGCCTTTTATGAACCGACAGGCTTCTACTTTCGTGGGTCCAGCCCTTATGGCCTATCTCACAGGCGCGAAAATGTTATACTATTCAGTGTTATCCGGTGAAGACGGAAAAGTCATCGTTCGGGTAAAAGATCTTGGTTTTGTGGACAAAAAGAAATTTCCTACTAAAGACGAAGTCCTTCGTTATTATACCGAACTTTGGACTCATACTTTGGAAGGAGAGGTGAAACTTTTCCCGGAACAGTATTTCTGGGTGCATCGCAGATGGAGAACTCAACCGAAAGTAGATGTATAG